One stretch of Amycolatopsis tolypomycina DNA includes these proteins:
- a CDS encoding CocE/NonD family hydrolase: MNRPPVRVPRSRPPRHDVEFRGDVRIPSSEPGLTLGADLYLPKTAHRVPVLVTLHTGRKDGLGGIAASRYLRYFAERGYAVLYVDCFGIGTSEGTPRPLLSPGEVADGVSVVEWAAAQPWCTGRAGMWGLSHGGMTTLAVAAERPPALKAIFPVMGWTDVERDLVHPAGLRGGIGMFGHLSLYHIFCALLPPLRDGDRENYERVWKERLEKFEPWFADAWEHPPGHEVWAQRRIDARRITVPSLCVAGWRDLFCEGMIAAYQQIRAPKQLIAGPWLHTFPDVAAVAPFPSAVLACAWWDRWLHGRAPRAGTRERTATFFVQGAGSRWVRAAQWPPEKKADHVFVASRSGHLYRSAPGGRPSAAATVTGRGDPTVGALSGLTKHPTDRFGYPLDQHDDDARTLAFTSAPLPEPLLIAGRPSVRLLLGPGTTATRCVLKVTDVDEQDRSLLIASGTVDLARREDVVLVQLDPTCYQVATGHRVRLVVAEADIPRLWPAGEPGVLGVRVIRGPGDYVGLAAEEYEGHHATTVSLPAADPGALTDVVVPPPARRGPAGPVDDRWEIARDHLRAAVRLTVEKRDRIRVPGDDRDFLAMTTQVALGVPEHHPAGARMTATGEKTAETAGGDRVVVRAGIDMGSADAAVTAEVLVNGTQFFTREWKWT, from the coding sequence GTGAACCGGCCCCCGGTGCGGGTGCCGCGCTCGCGCCCGCCGCGTCACGACGTCGAGTTCCGCGGCGACGTCCGGATCCCGTCCAGCGAGCCGGGGCTCACCCTCGGTGCCGACCTCTACCTGCCGAAGACGGCCCACCGCGTGCCGGTGCTGGTGACCCTCCACACCGGACGCAAGGACGGCCTCGGCGGCATCGCGGCGAGCCGCTACCTGCGGTACTTCGCCGAACGCGGCTACGCGGTGCTCTACGTGGACTGCTTCGGCATCGGGACGTCCGAGGGGACGCCGCGGCCGCTGCTGAGCCCGGGGGAGGTCGCCGACGGCGTGTCGGTGGTCGAGTGGGCCGCCGCGCAGCCGTGGTGCACCGGCCGGGCCGGGATGTGGGGCCTGTCCCACGGCGGGATGACGACGCTCGCCGTCGCGGCCGAGCGCCCGCCCGCGCTGAAGGCGATCTTCCCGGTGATGGGCTGGACCGACGTCGAACGCGACCTGGTGCACCCGGCCGGGTTGCGCGGCGGGATCGGGATGTTCGGGCACCTGAGCTTGTACCACATCTTCTGCGCGCTGCTGCCCCCGCTGCGCGACGGCGACCGCGAGAACTACGAGCGCGTGTGGAAGGAACGGCTGGAGAAGTTCGAGCCGTGGTTCGCCGACGCGTGGGAGCACCCGCCCGGGCACGAGGTGTGGGCGCAGCGGCGGATCGACGCGCGGCGGATCACCGTGCCGTCGTTGTGCGTCGCGGGCTGGCGTGACTTGTTCTGCGAGGGGATGATTGCCGCCTACCAGCAGATCCGGGCACCCAAACAGCTGATCGCCGGCCCGTGGCTGCACACGTTCCCCGACGTGGCCGCGGTCGCGCCGTTTCCGTCGGCCGTGCTCGCCTGCGCGTGGTGGGACCGCTGGCTGCACGGCCGGGCGCCGCGGGCGGGCACTCGCGAGCGGACCGCGACGTTCTTCGTCCAGGGTGCGGGTTCCCGGTGGGTCCGGGCCGCGCAGTGGCCGCCGGAGAAGAAGGCCGACCACGTCTTCGTCGCCTCCCGCTCGGGGCACCTCTACCGGTCCGCGCCGGGCGGCCGTCCGTCGGCGGCCGCCACGGTCACCGGCCGGGGCGACCCGACCGTCGGCGCGCTGAGCGGCCTCACCAAGCACCCGACGGACCGCTTCGGCTACCCGCTGGACCAGCACGACGACGACGCCCGGACACTCGCGTTCACCAGCGCGCCGCTGCCGGAGCCGCTGCTGATCGCCGGCCGTCCTTCCGTGCGGCTGCTGCTCGGTCCCGGCACCACCGCGACCCGGTGCGTGCTCAAGGTGACCGACGTCGACGAACAGGACCGCTCGCTGCTGATCGCCTCGGGCACGGTGGACCTGGCCCGCCGCGAAGACGTTGTCCTGGTGCAGCTCGACCCGACGTGCTACCAGGTCGCCACCGGCCATCGGGTGCGGCTGGTCGTGGCCGAGGCCGACATCCCGCGGCTGTGGCCGGCCGGGGAGCCCGGGGTGCTGGGCGTCCGCGTGATCCGCGGGCCCGGCGACTACGTCGGCCTCGCCGCCGAAGAGTACGAAGGCCACCACGCCACGACGGTGAGCTTGCCCGCCGCCGACCCCGGCGCGCTCACCGACGTCGTGGTCCCGCCGCCGGCCCGGCGCGGCCCGGCGGGTCCGGTCGACGACCGCTGGGAGATCGCCCGCGACCACCTCCGTGCGGCGGTCCGGCTGACCGTGGAGAAGCGCGACCGGATTCGGGTGCCCGGCGACGACCGGGACTTCCTCGCGATGACCACGCAGGTGGCCCTCGGCGTGCCCGAACACCACCCGGCGGGCGCGCGCATGACGGCGACGGGGGAGAAGACCGCCGAAACCGCCGGCGGCGACCGGGTCGTCGTCCGCGCCGGCATCGACATGGGGTCGGCGGACGCCGCCGTCACGGCCGAGGTGCTCGTCAACGGCACGCAGTTCTTCACGCGGGAGTGGAAATGGACCTGA
- a CDS encoding phthiocerol/phthiodiolone dimycocerosyl transferase family protein: MDLTGLERPLNYLELAHLDRVVIMAAEYEGELDAAVLARAFRHLCLAHPVLRGRIRGTSPEAVLAVSPEHEPELIVLPDGPDALARITGLPWDATAGVADLVLVQGDGHRYVALRTDHSITDANAWLGTFRELLRVFTALASGDEPVSEPGTALPAPPAALFHERLGLIPYDRRLFHSAVPPEPSGPAAGLFSGYLRLSAEETQWLKRAARRYETTVHGLVAGAILLAQRVLAGGREAVPMYCVSPVDFRRRVDPPVGELETTNFMMSYVAETGVSPRLSPVLVGREVKARMDEVLAGGEGVREAAPMADTLGRNLSYALISNLGVVAEFPAPPGLEFTELHILDTVGDTFFPGYYVSTYRDRLTVLHIFTDRFFTRGDVDRIVRELHEQLLIIGASA, from the coding sequence ATGGACCTGACCGGGCTCGAACGTCCGCTGAACTACCTGGAGCTGGCCCACCTCGACCGGGTGGTGATCATGGCCGCGGAGTACGAAGGCGAGCTGGACGCCGCCGTGCTGGCCCGCGCGTTCCGGCACCTGTGCCTGGCGCACCCGGTGCTGCGGGGGCGGATCCGCGGGACCTCGCCCGAAGCCGTGCTGGCGGTGTCCCCCGAGCACGAACCGGAGCTGATCGTCCTGCCGGACGGCCCGGACGCGCTCGCGCGGATCACCGGGCTGCCGTGGGACGCCACGGCCGGGGTCGCCGACCTCGTGCTCGTCCAGGGGGACGGGCACAGGTACGTCGCCCTGCGCACGGACCACTCGATCACCGACGCGAACGCGTGGCTCGGCACCTTCCGCGAGCTGCTGCGGGTGTTCACGGCGTTGGCGTCGGGGGACGAACCGGTCAGCGAGCCGGGCACGGCCCTGCCCGCGCCGCCTGCCGCGCTCTTCCACGAGCGGCTCGGGCTGATCCCGTACGACCGGCGGCTGTTCCACTCCGCGGTCCCGCCCGAGCCGTCGGGTCCGGCGGCGGGCCTGTTCAGCGGCTACCTCCGGCTTTCGGCCGAGGAGACGCAGTGGCTCAAGCGGGCGGCCCGCCGGTACGAGACGACGGTGCACGGCCTGGTGGCCGGCGCGATCCTGCTCGCCCAGCGCGTGCTGGCGGGCGGCCGGGAGGCCGTGCCGATGTACTGCGTGTCGCCGGTGGACTTCCGCCGCCGCGTCGACCCGCCGGTGGGCGAGCTGGAGACGACCAACTTCATGATGTCGTACGTGGCCGAGACGGGCGTGTCGCCGCGGCTGAGCCCGGTCCTCGTCGGCCGCGAGGTGAAGGCCCGGATGGACGAGGTCCTCGCCGGCGGAGAAGGCGTCCGGGAGGCGGCGCCGATGGCGGACACGTTGGGCCGCAACCTGTCCTACGCGCTGATCAGCAACCTCGGCGTGGTGGCGGAGTTCCCGGCGCCGCCCGGGCTGGAGTTCACCGAGCTGCACATCCTCGACACCGTCGGCGACACGTTCTTCCCCGGCTACTACGTCTCGACCTACCGCGACCGGCTGACGGTGCTGCACATCTTCACCGACCGCTTCTTCACCCGCGGCGACGTCGACCGGATCGTCCGCGAGCTCCACGAACAGCTGCTGATCATCGGCGCTTCGGCCTGA